Genomic window (Vibrio coralliirubri):
CTATCTTTAGGGCTATCAACCAAACTCATTTTAGCGTAAAATTTGCGCCCCTTTGATATCACTTGGTGGTATCAACCTGACTTGAGATCAGATTAGAGAACGAAGCAATGACTACACAAAAACCATTTGTACCTGAACTATTATCACCGGCAGGAAGCCTTAAAAACATGCGTTACGCATTCGCCTACGGCGCAGATGCAGTTTACGCAGGCCAGCCACGTTACAGCCTTCGCGTTCGTAACAACGAGTTCAATCACGAAAACCTACAAATCGGTATCGATGAAGCTCATGCTCAAGGCAAAAAGTTATATGTTGTATGTAACATTCAGCCGCACAACTCTAAATTAAAAACATTCATTCGCGACCTTAAACCAGTTGTAGATATGGGCCCTGACGCGCTTATCATGTCAGATCCTGGTCTTATCATGATGGTTCGTGAAGCATTCCCTGAAATGCCAATCCACCTTTCGGTTCAAGCAAACGCAGTAAACTGGGCGACCGTTAAGTTCTGGTCAACCCAAGGCGTTGAGCGTGTAATCCTATCTCGTGAGCTATCGCTTGAAGAGATCGAAGAAATTCGCGAACACTGCCCAGAAACAGAGCTAGAGATCTTTGTTCACGGTGCACTTTGCATGGCTTACTCAGGCCGTTGCTTGCTTTCTGGTTACATGAACAAACGCGATCCAAACCAAGGTACTTGCACCAACGCTTGCCGCTGGGAATACAAAACAGAAGCAGCGAAAGAAGACGAAAACGGTCAGATCGTTGAAGCTAATCCAACTGGTGTCGCTATTCAAGAAGTTGAAGTTCAAGATGAACGTCCAGACAACACACTAGGTCTTGGTAAACCAACAGACGAAGTGGTTCTGCTTTCTGAATCACACAAGCCAGAAGAGAAAATGGCAGCGTTTGAAGATGAGCATGGTACTTACATCATGAACTCAAAAGACCTTCGTGCAATCCAACACGTTGAGCGCCTAACTAAGATGGGGGTTCACTCTCTCAAAATTGAAGGTCGTACTAAGTCTTTCTACTACTGTGCACGTACTGCTCAGGTTTACCGTAAAGCTATTGACGATGCAGTGGCAGGCAAGCCATTCGATGAAAGCCTAATGGGTACCTTAGAGAGCCTAGCTCACCGTGGTTACACTGAAGGCTTCTTACGTCGCCATACACACGATACATACCAAAACTACGAGTACGGTTACTCTATCTCTGATACTCAACAGTTTGTTGGTGAGTTCACAGGCAAACGCCGTGGCGACCTAGCGGAAGTCGAAGTGAAGAACAAGTTTCTAGTAGGCGACAGCTTAGAAATGATGACACCGAAAGGTAACGTTGTTTTCAAACTGGAAGTTATGGAAAACCGTAAATCTGAAGCGGTCGACGATGCGAAAGGTAACGGTCACTTTGTATTTATTCCTGTACCAGCAGATCTAGATCTAGAGTACGGCTTGCTGATGCGTAACTTGAGCGAAGGCCAAGATACACGTAACGCATCAGGCAAATAATTTTCACTTAAGCGACTTACTTGAGAAGAAAACAATGGCTCTGTTAATTACTGACAAGTGCATAAACTGCGATATGTGTGATCCTGAATGCCCAAATGGTGCAATCACTATGGGTGACAGTATCTTCGAGATCGATCCAGATTTATGTACAGAGTGTAAAGGTCACTATGAAAAGCCAACATGTCAGTCAGTGTGCCCGATTACAAAATGCATAATCACTGACCCAAACCATATTGAAACTGATGACGAGCTACTCGAGAAGTTTGTTATCATTCAAGGCTTGACCTAAAAAAGAAAGGTTCAACTTAACCATAAGTTGAACCTTTTTTTTATCCTGATTTCTCGATTGGATAAATATTGCAGAAGAGCTCTTTTTCAAATTGATATTCGAGTCGTTCTCGCCAGTTTATTGATTGAGCTATCGGAACAAGATAAAAGTTTTCCCTGCCGGTATCGGTCACAAATGCCATTCCATACTGCATCAATTCGTAATGAACATCATTTACGAAGCTAGGGTCTAAACGCTGTCTGCCTGTCAGTTGGGTAATGTCATCTCTCGAAATAGAAATACCCGAGCTTTCAGCGTTGAATCTATGTCTTAGCCATTCTGAAAATTCCTTTGCACAAATCATAGTCATAGTCTTATCCTTGAATTATCTATCGACGGGTATCAGACTCTGATTTCGTATACTGCATATAAGCCGCATCTTTCACCCCAAAAACACTCTATCCCTGACCAAACCTTGTCAAATTCGTCATCGCCTTTGCTGATATCGTTATTGGTTTTATCAATATCAAACGATGTTCTTAATCTAGTGTTTATAAACTCTAGACAAAAGTGTGATGTTTCTCCAGTTTTAGAGTCGAGAAAACCAGTGGCAGTACCACTGTAAAAAGCCTCGATGAACAGGATTACTTATTCGATATCAAGGCCAAACACTGACTTGGCATCACTTTAACTTTTTTCTTTTTCTTAGTTTTCGCTACTTTTTTAGGAGGTGGAACTGGAACAGTCTTTGGAGCCCAACTAGCAAGTTCATCTCCACAACCATCACCTTTAGGAGGGCTCGCTTGAGCTATGCAGTTTGAACTGCCTTCAGGACACTTTAAACGAACGTGGAAGTGGGAGTGGTGTCCCCACCAAGGTCTTATTTTGCCTAACCAAGCTCTATCATTAGCGTCAGAGTTTTCTTGTTCACAAAGGGTTTGCTTGATCACTGGATGAACAAAAATACGCACCACTTTTTCATCTTTCGCCGCATAACGAATAACTTGAAAGTGATCATTGGTCCAATTCGATTGACGCAATTTGTAGTTGGTAAGATCCACAACGCTCACAGGTTTAGGCACAGCTAACTCGTTCTCTGACAACCTCTTACTGGTTAACCTTAGCCATATATCAATATCTAACCCTGTTTGATGACTTGAATGACCTGAAGAAAAGCGCCCTCCTCTGGGAAGAGAAATATCACCGACCAATAAATTAGTATTGAGTTTCTCGCTGGTCGTGACTCCTAACCTCTCAATAAACTTTATAGCTTCTGTATGGCCATAGTAGCGCTCTCTTTGAGGGCGAATGATCTGATACCCCAAACCATTAATAGGCAAAGCCTGCGCGCCGTCTAGACAGCCATTGGCATAGCTTCCAATTGATGAGGGTGAATTTTTAGTAGGGTGACTCTCTTTCTCCCACGAAGTTGCTGATAGAGAAAATGAACAAAAGAATACTACCAGTGCAAAAAAGAACCTCATAATAATCCCAAATTACTGACGCTTACTCATTATATTAGTCGCCATTTAGGATTAGGTGCATATCGTATTTAAGTTTTTGGTGGTAGCCAGTGAATTAGACGGGTTAAAGCAACAAAACGGGAAAACAGAGAAATTTCGCTATAAATAAATGATGAAGCGTAATGGGCTGTTTATACCTAGCTATCTTCACAATTTATCAAACTCCAGAAAGCAAAAAGGCCCTAGCATTTCTGCCGGGACGCGCAGTCTAGAGCCTTAAATATGGCCGGAAGGAGAGATTAGACCGGGCTGGCGAGCTAGGGGAACGCCTAGTTATCCCAACATTGCTTCGTAGAAGCAACAGATCTAAAAAAGCCCCAGCATTTCTGCTGAGGCTTAGTATATGGCAAGAGTTGAGGAATAGACTCCCAATACGCACTGTTTTGGTAAGTAGGGGAATCCGCTGCTGTGCCAATAGCGTATTATTAGATTCAGAAAGCAAAAAGGCTCTAGCATTTCTGCTAGAGCCTTAAATATGGCAGGGGTGGAGAGATTCGAACTCCCAACACGCGGATTTGGAATCCGCTGCTCTGCCAATTGGAGCTACACCCCTATTTTCAGTTTTAAAGAGCTGAAACTCTGAATAAGTGGCGGAGTGGACGGGACTCGAACCCGCGACCCCCGGCGTGACAGGCCGGTATTCTAACCAACTGAACTACCACTCCGCAGTGGAATACTTGTCGTCGCTGACAAGTGTTCAAATTTAAAGCCTGGCGATGTCCTACTCTCACATGGGGAAGCCCCACACTACCATCGGCGCTATTGTGTTTCACTTCTGAGTTCGGCATGGAATCAGGTGGGTCCACAACGCTATGGTCGCCAAGCAAATTTTAAAATTCGGAAAACTGTATTTAAAAGTCTATCTCTTCAAACTCATTCAAGCGTTTGGTATTTCTTTGAGTCCACAAAACCCCTTGGGTGTTGTATGGTTAAGCCTCACGGGCAATTAGTACAGGTTAGCTCAATGCCTCGCAGCACTTACACACCCTGCCTATCAACGTCGTAGTCTACGACAACCCTTTAGGACGCTTATAGCGCCAGGGAAAACTCATCTCAAGGCTCGCTTCCCGCTTAGATGCTTTCAGCGGTTATCGATTCCGAACTTAGCTACCGGGCAATGCCATTGGCATGACAACCCGAACACCAGAGGTTCGTCCACTCCGGTCCTCTCGTACTAGGAGCAGCCCCTTTCAATTTTCCAACGCCCACGGCAGATAGGGACCGAACTGTCTCACGACGTTCTAAACCCAGCTCGCGTACCACTTTAAATGGCGAACAGCCATACCCTTGGGACCGACTTCAGCCCCAGGATGTGATGAGCCGACATCGAGGTGCCAAACACCGCCGTCGATATGAACTCTTGGGCGGTATCAGCCTGTTATCCCCGGAGTACCTTTTATCCGTTGAGCGATGGCCCTTCCATTCAGAACCACCGGATCACTATGACCTGCTTTCGCACCTGCTCGAATTGTCATTCTCGCAGTCAAGCGGGCTTATGCCATTGCACTAACCACACGATGTCCAACCGTGTTTAGCCCACCTTCGTGCTCCTCCGTTACTCTTTGGGAGGAGACCGCCCCAGTCAAACTACCCACCAGGCACTGTCCGTAATCCCGATTCAGGGACCAACGTTAGAACATCAAAACTACAAGGGTGGTATTTCAAGGACGACTCCACCACATCTAGCGACGCGGTTTCATAGTCTCCCACCTATCCTACACATGTAGGTTCAATGTTCAGTGCCAAGCTGTAGTAAAGGTTCACGGGGTCTTTCCGTCTAGCCGCGGGTACACTGCATCTTCACAGCGATTTCAATTTCACTGAGTCTCGGGTGGAGACAGCGTGGCCATCATTACGCCATTCGTGCAGGTCGGAACTTACCCGACAAGGAATTTCGCTACCTTAGGACCGTTATAGTTACGGCCGCCGTTTACCGGGGCTTCGATCAAGAGCTTCGACCGAAGTCTAACCCCATCAATTAACCTTCCGGCACCGGGCAGGCGTCACACCGTATACGTCATCTTACGATTTTGCACAGTGCTGTGTTTTTAATAAACAGTTGCAGCCACCTGGTATCTGCGACTCTCGTCTGCTCCATCCGCAAGGGACTTCACTGATAAGAGCGTACCTTCTCCCGAAGTTACGGTACCATTTTGCCTAGTTCCTTCACCCGAGTTCTCTCAAGCGCCTTGGTATTCTCTACCCGACCACCTGTGTCGGTTTGGGGTACGATTCCTTACAATCTGAAGCTTAGAGGCTTTTCCTGGAAGCATGGCATCAATGACTTCACTACCGTAGTAGCTCGACATCGTATCTCAGCGTTAGTAGCGGTCCGGATTTACCTAAACCACCCGCCTACGTACTTGAACCTGGACAACCGTCGCCAGGCCCACCTAGCCTTCTCCGTCCCCCCATCGCAATTGTAAGAAGTACGGGAATATTAACCCGTTTCCCATCGACTACGCCTTTCGGCCTCGCCTTAGGAGTCGACTTACCCTGCCCCGATTAACGTTGGACAGGAACCCTTGGTCTTCCGGCGAGGGAGTTTTTCACTCCCTTTATCGTTACTCATGTCAGCATTCGCACTTCTGATACCTCCAGCAGCCCTTACAGACCACCTTCAACGGCTTACAGAACGCTCCCCTACCCCACATACCCTAAGGTACGTAGCCGCAGCTTCGGTGTATAGCTTAGCCCCGTTACATCTTCCGCGCAGGCCGACTCGACCAGTGAGCTATTACGCTTTCTTTAAATGATGGCTGCTTCTAAGCCAACATCCTGGCTGTCTGAGCCTTCCCACATCGTTTCCCACTTAGCTATACTTTGGGACCTTAGCTGGCGGTCTGGGTTGTTTCCCTCTCCACGACGGACGTTAGCACCCGCCGTGTGTCTCCCGGATAGTACTTACTGGTATTCGGAGTTTGCAAAGGGTTGGTAAGTCGGGATGACCCCCTAGCCTTAACAGTGCTCTACCCCCAGTAGTATTCGTCCGAGGCGCTACCTAAATAGCTTTCGGGGAGAACCAGCTATCTCCAGGTTTGATTGGCCTTTCACCCCTAGCCACAAGTCATCCGCTAATTTTTCAACATTAGTCGGTTCGGTCCTCCAGTTGATGTTACTCAACCTTCAACCTGCCCATGGCTAGATCACCTGGTTTCGGGTCTAATCCTAGCAACTGTACGCCCAGTTAAGACTCGGTTTCCCTACGGCTCCCCTAAACGGTTAACCTTGCTACTAAAATTAAGTCGCTGACCCATTATACAAAAGGTACGCAGTCACACCACGAAGGTGCTCCTACTGCTTGTACGTACACGGTTTCAGGTTCTATTTCACTCCCCTCACAGGGGTTCTTTTCGCCTTTCCCTCACGGTACTGGTTCACTATCGGTCAGTCAGTAGTATTTAGCCTTGGAGGATGGTCCCCCCATATTCAGACAGGATATCACGTGTCCCGCCCTACTCGTTTTCACTGATTATGATGTGTCGGTTACGGGGCTATCACCCTTTACTGCGAGACTTTCCAGACTCTTCACCTGCATCATTAAAAGCTTAAGGGCTAATCCAATTTCGCTCGCCGCTACTTTCGGAATCTCGGTTGATTTCTCTTCCTCGGGGTACTTAGATGTTTCAGTTCCCCCGGTTTGCCTCCTGCTGCTATGTATTCACAACAGGATACTTGCTTATGCAAGTGGGTTTCCCCATTCAGGAATCCCAGACTCAAAAGGTTATTACTACCTAATCTGGGCTTATCGCAAGTTATTACGCCTTTCATCGCCTCTGACTGCCAAGGCATCCACCGTGTACGCTTAGTCACTTAACCATACAACCCGAAAGGGTCTCTGTTTTACTTTCACTTTTGAAAAGTGAAAACAAACTAGTATGGCAACTAACCAAGGTTTTTGGTTGTCATCAAGAAGGGTTAATTCTCAATGACTGTTTGCCGGACTCAATTGTGATTCAAACAAGTTTGAATCGAATACAAGACACTTGAATGTGTTTGTTGTGTTTACCATAAAGGTAAACATTGAGAACTTTTAAATTTGATTGAATTACTCGTAAGTAAATCAATCAGTCAGCTTTCCAAATTGTTAAAGAGCTAGATATTTCAAAAGAAATAACCATTTTTAAAGATTCTTAAGGAAGAACACTTAAAGATGGTGGAGCTATGCGGGATCGAACCGCAGACCTCCTCGCTGCCAGCGAGGCGCTCTCCCAGCTGAGCTATAGCCCCATCTGGAAAAGTATTTCTACTCTTAACTTATTAAACCATCAATCTGTGTGGACACTTGTCGTGAGTATCTTCGTATAAGGAGGTGATCCAGCCCCAGGTTCCCCTAGGGCTACCTTGTTACGACTTCACCCCAGTCATGAACCACAAAGTGGTGAGCGTCCTCCCCGAAAGGTTAAACTACCCACTTCTTTTGCAGCCCACTCCCATGGTGTGACGGGCGGTGTGTACAAGGCCCGGGAACGTATTCACCGTGACATTCTGATTCACGATTACTAGCGATTCCGACTTCATGGAGTCGAGTTGCAGACTCCAATCCGGACTACGACGCACTTTTTGGGATTCGCTCACTATCGCTAGCTTGCTGCCCTCTGTATGCGCCATTGTAGCACGTGTGTAGCCCTACTCGTAAGGGCCATGATGACTTGACGTCGTCCCCACCTTCCTCCGGTTTATCACCGGCAGTCTCCCTGGAGTTCCCGACATTACTCGCTGGCAAACAAGGATAAGGGTTGCGCTCGTTGCGGGACTTAACCCAACATTTCACAACACGAGCTGACGACAGCCATGCAGCACCTGTCTCAGAGCTCCCGAAGGCACACCTGCGTCTCCGCTGGCTTCTCTGGATGTCAAGAGTAGGTAAGGTTCTTCGCGTTGCATCGAATTAAACCACATGCTCCACCGCTTGTGCGGGCCCCCGTCAATTCATTTGAGTTTTAATCTTGCGACCGTACTCCCCAGGCGGTCTACTTAACGCGTTAGCTCCGAAAGCCACGGCTCAAGGCCACAACCTCCAAGTAGACATCGTTTACGGCGTGGACTACCAGGGTATCTAATCCTGTTTGCTCCCCACGCTTTCGCATCTGAGTGTCAGTATCTGTCCAGGGGGCCGCCTTCGCCACTGGTATTCCTTCAGATCTCTACGCATTTCACCGCTACACCTGAAATTCTACCCCCCTCTACAGTACTCTAGTTCACCAGTTTCAAATGCAGTTCCGAGGTTGAGCCCCGGGCTTTCACATCTGACTTAATGAACCACCTGCATGCGCTTTACGCCCAGTAATTCCGATTAACGCTCGCACCCTCCGTATTACCGCGGCTGCTGGCACGGAGTTAGCCGGTGCTTCTTCTGTTGCTAACGTCAAGAGACAGCGCTATTAACACTACCCCCTTCCTCACAACTGAAAGTACTTTACAACCCGAAGGCCTTCTTCATACACGCGGCATGGCTGCATCAGGCTTTCGCCCATTGTGCAATATTCCCCACTGCTGCCTCCCGTAGGAGTCTGGACCGTGTCTCAGTTCCAGTGTGGCTGATCATCCTCTCAGACCAGCTAGGGATCGTCGCCTTGGTGAGCCATTACCTCACCAACTAGCTAATCCCACCTAGGCATATCTTGACGCGAGAGGCCCGAAGGTCCCCCTCTTTGGCCCGTAGGCATTATGCGGTATTAGCCATCGTTTCCAATGGTTATCCCCCACATCAAGGCAATTTCCTAGGCATTACTCACCCGTCCGCCGCTCGACGCCCATTAACGCACCCGAAGGATTGTTAGTGTCGTTTCCGCTCGACTTGCATGTGTTAGGCCTGCCGCCAGCGTTCAATCTGAGCCATGATCAAACTCTTCAATTTAAGATTTTGTGACTCAACGAATACTGACTTCAAAACTAATATTTACCGCTCTTTCGAAAAAGAACAGAAACATGTAATTCTAAAGCTATTACCATTCCAACAGAATGATAATGAATTGACTGTGCCAAATAACCCCTCTCTATAAAGAAAGTAATTATTCGTATTGGTCACTCAGTTCATTGAAATCATTTGTTACCGAAGTAACTGCTATTACGCTCTTTCGAAAAAGAACAAATAACGTTTTGATATTCATCAACGAGTGCCCACACAGATTGATAGGTTTAAATTGTTAAAGAGCTTTACTTGTTGAGCGTTCCTTTTAGTAAGGAGCCTCTCGAAGTGGACGGCCATTCTAGCGGATTGGATTCCAGTGTCAAACACTTTTTCCAGCTAATTTTTTCAAAGCATCTTAAATGCTTATCACCGTCTTGTTACTCAGTTCAAACCGCTTGGTTATCCTTGGCAACGGAGGCGCATTATAGAGAGAATAATCCTTTGCACAAGGCCAAAAACGAAAAAAAGCCGCCACCGGCGACCGTTCGAACACTATTCACACAAAGCGTTCAAAATAGGTACGATTAAGCCTTAATTTCGGCCAATCGTACCTACCGTTCTTACTTCAACTATTGGTGAGCAATAATGCGGTCGTTGTTTACTAATAGCTGTACTTTCTTATCTGGATTAATTTTTCCTGCCAATATCGCTTTCGCTAACGGGTTCTCTACACTTTGTTGGATCGCTCTTTTCAAAGGTCTCGCACCATATACTGGATCAAAACCAACTTGAGAAATCAACTTGAGTGCTTTATCCGAGACTTCAAGCTCATAACCATTGTCTTCCATG
Coding sequences:
- the yegQ gene encoding tRNA 5-hydroxyuridine modification protein YegQ, with the protein product MTTQKPFVPELLSPAGSLKNMRYAFAYGADAVYAGQPRYSLRVRNNEFNHENLQIGIDEAHAQGKKLYVVCNIQPHNSKLKTFIRDLKPVVDMGPDALIMSDPGLIMMVREAFPEMPIHLSVQANAVNWATVKFWSTQGVERVILSRELSLEEIEEIREHCPETELEIFVHGALCMAYSGRCLLSGYMNKRDPNQGTCTNACRWEYKTEAAKEDENGQIVEANPTGVAIQEVEVQDERPDNTLGLGKPTDEVVLLSESHKPEEKMAAFEDEHGTYIMNSKDLRAIQHVERLTKMGVHSLKIEGRTKSFYYCARTAQVYRKAIDDAVAGKPFDESLMGTLESLAHRGYTEGFLRRHTHDTYQNYEYGYSISDTQQFVGEFTGKRRGDLAEVEVKNKFLVGDSLEMMTPKGNVVFKLEVMENRKSEAVDDAKGNGHFVFIPVPADLDLEYGLLMRNLSEGQDTRNASGK
- a CDS encoding YfhL family 4Fe-4S dicluster ferredoxin gives rise to the protein MALLITDKCINCDMCDPECPNGAITMGDSIFEIDPDLCTECKGHYEKPTCQSVCPITKCIITDPNHIETDDELLEKFVIIQGLT
- the mepA gene encoding penicillin-insensitive murein endopeptidase is translated as MRFFFALVVFFCSFSLSATSWEKESHPTKNSPSSIGSYANGCLDGAQALPINGLGYQIIRPQRERYYGHTEAIKFIERLGVTTSEKLNTNLLVGDISLPRGGRFSSGHSSHQTGLDIDIWLRLTSKRLSENELAVPKPVSVVDLTNYKLRQSNWTNDHFQVIRYAAKDEKVVRIFVHPVIKQTLCEQENSDANDRAWLGKIRPWWGHHSHFHVRLKCPEGSSNCIAQASPPKGDGCGDELASWAPKTVPVPPPKKVAKTKKKKKVKVMPSQCLALISNK